In Corvus moneduloides isolate bCorMon1 chromosome 12, bCorMon1.pri, whole genome shotgun sequence, the following proteins share a genomic window:
- the MAF gene encoding transcription factor Maf, protein MASELAMSSSDLPTSPLAMEYVNDFDLMKFEVKKEPVETDRIISQCGRLIAGGSLSSTPMSTPCSSVPPSPSFSAPSPGSGSDQKTHLEDYYWMTGYPQQLNPEALGFSPEDAVEALINSSHHPLPGAFDGYARGQQLAAAAGGSVPAEEMGSAAAVVSAVIAAAAAQGGAPHYHHHHHHPHHGGGGGGGGGGGHPHAAAPGSAPPSSASSAAGSGTGSGGGGGGGAGGLHHPHHGGGGGGGGGLHFDDRFSDEQLVTMSVRELNRQLRGVSKEEVIRLKQKRRTLKNRGYAQSCRFKRVQQRHVLESEKNQLLQQVEHLKQEISRLVRERDAYKEKYEKLVSNGFRENGSSSDNPSSPEFFMYPRESSTTVM, encoded by the exons ATGGCATCAGAGCTGGCGATGAGCAGCTCCGACCTGCCCACCAGTCCCCTGGCCATGGAATATGTTAATGACTTCGATCTGATGAAGTTTGAAGTGAAAAAGGAGCCGGTGGAGACCGATCGCATTATCAGCCAGTGCGGCCGCCTGATCGCCGGGGGATCGCTCTCCTCCACCCCGATGAGCACGCCCTGCAGCTCCGTGCCCCCGTCCCCCAGCTTCTCGGcgcccagccccggctccggctccgACCAGAAGACCCACCTGGAAGACTACTACTGGATGACGGGGTACCCGCAGCAGCTCAACCCGGAGGCGCTGGGCTTCAGCCCCGAGGACGCGGTGGAGGCGCTGATCAACAGCAGCCACCACCCGCTGCCCGGCGCCTTCGATGGCTATGCTAGAGGGCAGCAGCTggccgcggccgccggcggCTCCGTGCCGGCCGAGGAGATGGGCTCGGCGGCCGCCGTGGTGTCGGCGGTGAtcgccgcggcggcggcgcagGGCGGCGCGCCCcactaccaccaccaccaccaccacccgcatcacggcggcggcggcggcggcggcggcggcggcgggcacCCCCACGCCGCGGCGCCGGGCAGCGCGCCGCCCTCCTCCGCCTCCTCGGCCGCCGGCTCCGGCaccggcagcggcggcggcggcggcggcggcgccggggggCTGCACCACCCGCAccacggcggcggcggcggcggcggcggcggcctcCACTTCGACGACCGCTTCTCCGACGAGCAGCTGGTGACCATGTCGGTGCGGGAGCTGAACCGGCAGCTGCGGGGCGTCAGCAAGGAAGAGGTGATCCGGCtgaagcagaagaggaggaCCCTCAAAAACAGGGGCTATGCCCAGTCCTGCCGCTTCAAGAGGGTCCAGCAGCGGCACGTCCTGGAGTCGGAGAAgaaccagctgctgcagcaagtgGAGCACCTAAAGCAGGAGATCTCCAGGCTGGTCCGGGAGAGGGACGCCTACAAGGAAAAGTACGAGAAGCTGGTCAGCAATGGCTTCAGAGAAAACGGATCCAGCAGCGACAACCCTTCCTCTCCAGAGTTTTTCAT GTACCCGAGAGAATCATCTACAACGGTGATGTGA